The following are encoded in a window of Cervus canadensis isolate Bull #8, Minnesota chromosome 11, ASM1932006v1, whole genome shotgun sequence genomic DNA:
- the PRRG4 gene encoding transmembrane gamma-carboxyglutamic acid protein 4 — MNSRCPESAEDAGSRNQSQTRHLRAKAGPELAAGGRTRPGLSAERGGGGCEARPLETPANRPPAAGAPAPAGRSAARCCQVAAFSGSHRSTLRPPGIQAGLASRVPEPARAPPPRTPGSFSARARGPFPSCGGQGADSGGAETEGLAAAGTTEARDSGPAVAGTCARSCSLFDSCRTMFPLLVLLSQLPAVTFAFPHCTRSPEESGHAREEVFTSKEEANLFIHRHLLYNRFDLELFTPGDLERECTEELCNYEEAREIFVDEDKTKKFWQEYSIRGPTTKSDANREKIDAMGLLTGLIAAGVFLVILGLVGYYLCITKCHRQQYPGSSDTYVRRGRHTPSIIFRRPEEAVLSPAPPSLEDTGLPSYEQAVALTRKQSVSPPPPYPGPANDFRVFKKSMSLPSH, encoded by the exons ATGAACTCACGCTGCCCAGAGTCGGCGGAGGACGCGGGGTCTAGAAACCAGTCCCAAACCCGCCACCTGCGCGCCAAGGCGGGGCCAGAACTGGCTGCAGGCGGCCGGACTCGCCCAGGGCTTAGCGCAGAAAGAGGTGGCGGCGGCTGCGAGGCGCGGCCCCTGGAGACGCCTGCCAACCGCCCGCCCGCCGCAGGTGCGCCGGCCCCCGCGGGGAGGAGCGCGGCCAGGTGCTGCCAGGTAGCTGCCTTCTCCGGTTCTCACCGCTCCACTCTGCGGCCTCCCGGGATCCAGGCAGGACTCGCGTCGCGCGTCCCGGAGCCGGCCAGGGCGCCCCCTCCGCGAACCCCAGGCTCTTTCTCGGCCCGAGCGAGGGGGCCCTTCCCGTCCTGCGGAGGGCAAGGCGCGGATTCGGGGGGCGCCGAGACCGAGGGTCTGGCGGCCGCAGGGACGACCGAAGCACGGGACTCCGGCCCGGCTGTTGCTGGAACATGCGCCCGCAGCTGCAG tttgtttgaCAGTTGCCGGACTATGTTTCCACTCCTGGTGCTACTCAGCCAACTGCCCGCAGTTACCTTCGCATTTCCTCATTGCACAAGAAGTCCGGAGGAGTCTGGGCATGCGAGAGAAGAAG tTTTTACATCAAAAGAAGAAGCAAACCTGTTCATACATAGACACCTCCTATATAATAGATTTGATTTGGAGCTCTTCACTCCTGGTGACCTAGAAagagaatgcacagaagaactttGTAATTATGAGGAAGCCAGAGAGATTTTTGTGGATGAAGATAAAACG AAGAAATTTTGGCAAGAATATTCAATTAGAGGACCAACCACAAAATCAG ATGCTAACAGAGAGAAAATCGACGCTATGGGCCTTCTGACTGGATTAATTGCTGCTGGAGtatttttggttattttgggATTAGTTGGTTACTATCTTTGTATCACCAAGTGTCACAGGCAACAGTATCCAGG TTCTTCAGATACCTACGTAAGAAGGGGCAGACACACTCCTTCCATCATCTTCAGAAGACCAGAGGAGGCTGTCTTGTCTCCAGCTCCACCTTCATTGGAAGATACAGGATTACCTTCTTATGAACAGGCAGTGGCATTGACCAGAAAACAGAGTgtttcaccaccaccaccttatCCTGGGCCAGCAAATGATTTTAGGGTATTTAAAAAGTCTATGTCACTCCCATCTCACTAA